Within the Takifugu rubripes chromosome 8, fTakRub1.2, whole genome shotgun sequence genome, the region tctcgagaagactggttccagagcccttgctgtgcgtcgaggtgaggccaactgtatctagtcggaacttctcaacctcgcgcaccaactcaggctcctttcccaccagagaggtgacattccatgtcctagagccagtttatgcagccggggatcagactgccaaggtccctgcctccggctgctacccaaaacacaatgcacccaacccccttggcccctcctgcaggtggtgagcccacgggaagggggtcccatgttgcctcttcgggctgtgcccggccggactccatgggcagaggtccggccaccaggcgctcgccaacgtgccccacccccaggcctggctccaggagggggccccggtgacccgcatccgggcaagggaaacctTGACCATAAAATTCGAATGTCTCCTTTAGAATGCTGGGGAGgtaccggggggggggggtcagctctGGAGTGGTTGAGATCCGACCCGGCAGACCAACCGCTGCTATGCTGATGTCAAAAAGAATAATGCACCTTCCACATGAACACTCTTCAAGTGTTTAATGCTTTAAAGGCCTGGATAGCATGAAAGTTTATTAAAATTCTGTGAAAATAAGACAGGCGTGATGGTTTTTGGTGGGCACTTGGACTCCTCCCATAGATTTGGGTTCACTGGCTCAATACTCAAAATCAGCCATCAAAACTCTCGGGGTATGAATGGATCCAGGACTGAATCTCAACGGTCATGACGGTGCAGTTGTGAATTCAAGTTTCTTTCAAGTAAGGcgactaaaaaaacaaaaaacaaagcctcTAGTTTTGAGGCACCATTTCGAGACATTTATCCCTGCTTTTGTCACACAAAAAGGAAAAGCTGAGCACATTTCCCCGATATTAACCTCATCGCACTTGCCGTTCATATGTTTTAGGAtccattttaaaattcttttatttgattttaagcCTCTCAATGGCTTCACCCACCCTACCTCCCTAAAATGTTACAATCACATGCTTAGATCAGCCAACCAGCTGCTTCTGACAATTCTAAAATGACATAAGCTCAGAGGAGATATCCTTGCTGTGAGGTCTATTTTAGATTCAATCTTGTGTTTTCGTACAACACTTTGGCCTGCTGGGTTTTTAAAGTGTTAGTTTGTATAGTATTTCTGCTGTTTCCCGTGAGGTTAATGTGGCTCCAGAAGCAGACCGGAACTCACAAGACTCTCCTGTCACAGCACAGTTTCCCCTTCTAAACTATCattcttttctcctgcagacaTGATTGGCAGCTGTGCTCCCCATCCGAGCCCCTTCATCACTCGCATTTTTGGACTGGTTTTCATTCTCTGCATCGCAGGTGAGGCACAATTTTTTTTACGGGTTGTGACGACGCAAACGgcacagaaaagggaaaaagatcCCGAAGCCTCAGATGCACATATAGAAAAGCACAAGTTTCAGGAAGTTAAGGTGCTATTTGTAATATCTTTCCTCTCATTGGTGTTAAATCTGTTTTAAGAGTGTTTTAACGTTCACGAGCGTGTGAGATGTGTGTGAACCTCTGTGTTGTCATGTTTCAGGTGCAGAGGACTGGAAATGTCAAAGTTCGCCTGTCATTCATAAAAAAGTTGGACAGGACGTGGAACTTTCCTGTTTCCAAGGTGGAAACATCTTTCGTGCAACATGGAGATATAATAAATCTGTAGCTGCAGTGTTCAGTGATGGTGAAGTTACTTACTCTGGgcagttgaaggacagattgtACCTGAACATCACAAACGTCAGTTTAACAGTGAAAAATCTGAAACCCAGCGATTCTGGTATATTCAGTTTTATCCTCGTTACTGGTCCACCACGGCAACAACACCCATACGTCTCCGTCACTCTGCAGGTACATGGTAAGACTCTTCTGATTTCCTCCACTAACCTAATAACCTACAGTTCTCGCTCTCAAATCAACTTTCCCTCATGCGTGTGCTCTTGAACGCCTCACCAGAGGTCCTGACGGCTCTGCCTGTCCTGACCTCCAACTCCACTCGGGACACATTGACCCGCGTCTGCACCGTTCTGCTGGAGTGCAGCTCAGAGGCCACTAGGGGGGTCACGTACAGATGGACTGTGAGGAACCAAACCATAACTGGCCCCAGTCTGACATACACCATcagggaggaggacggagacacCGTCTTCAAATGCTcagttggaaacattgtcagcGAGGTGTCGGCGTCCAAAGTGTTGAAGTGCATCAACCAGACTGGAGAAGCAGCGGCGGACTCAAGTGGTGTGTAGAGAAGTTTGATCTGTGTCTGCTGTAGTTGAGAAACCCATGAACCAACCAGAGAACTGGTCTATTCATGTTGGAAAGAGCAATTCCTTTATGCACCAGCCTCTCACtggcacttgcagcaacattatatttttatgtttgcagGTCCTGTAGGTATCGTCTCATTCATGCGAATAATCCTAGTTTGTGTCCtaactgttgctgctggaaTAGCAGTGTGTGTCCTTCACAGAAGGCCTCAACAAGGTGAGAACCTTTGCTGTAAGTAGCAGCATGTTTCAAACTAGCTTTCATGGTATACAAATATAACAAGCAGCTTCATTTCTCAAGGGGAACGTGGAGAactgagacaggaggagccaGAACACTGTGAGAGTGGCTCCTGACTCACTGAGagtcacctcacctcacctcacctcagtTCAGGTCAGTTTTCAGGAatcaacaaggaaaaaaaacaaaaaaacttgaTCATCCCCCAAAGTTTCAGAGAAACGAAGAAAACGTGAGAAAACTTCCTGGAAACATCACACCAACAGTCAGACACGGAGGTGGTGCTTGATACAATTCCGActgatctttatttttatgtatatCAATAACTCTAATTCAATGTTATTTCTTTGCTCTCACTATACTGTTTATTAAATATTCCATCGtatacattattaaaaaaatgtttcctgtcCTGCATGATATTTGGATTTTGGATTCAGTTTTATGGTTATCGTGTTTAAGTTGCTGAGATGTTGGTTGTTTCACGTGGGCGACAGGTTTTTTGAGCAAGTTGTGGTTATCACACAACCTGTGTTCCTGTCTGGTTGACTGATTAATAAAGGCTGAAAACTAGTGACTCTGCACTCTGTTGTGGGTGTTAATGGTGATATATACAACTAACATGTCAGTAGATAATTTTGactgtcatttttaaaagtctcaGGCTATAAAGCTTGAGCACCCCTGACCTGCAACGCCCTTCTGGTTGTTCCTGTTTTTAGCCTGGTTGCTTAATTTGGTTGCTAGGGAGTTGGACCCTGTGCTGCTAGGATTCATCTTGTACATTTAGCAATATGATCGGCTCTATAGACCGCCATGTTGTTTGAGCGTTGGTCAGCTTCTCTGACTCAAACTGGATTTCTGTAAAAAAGTTGTGAAAGTGTTACCGAAGAACTTGGCGATTCCACAGAAGTGAACATGTCTGGTTTAGTTCTGTTTCGCGATTCACTCGGTTGAATTCAATTTTGGAATGCTCTTGAATTCCAGTCGAGTGAGAATCTGCATCAGTTCAGATTAATGAAGGTTCAAACCAGCAGCTGGTTGACCCAACTGCTCTGGGGAGAACCAGCCCTTTGTCTCACACTCGGCTCTTCGCGGAAGCATCAGCTCGCTATCGTGTTGACATTTTCTCAGCAGTTAATCAGCTTTGGCTGAGGGGGCTGCGGTTTTTGGTAGCACATCCTGTCTGACAAAGTCAAAGATCTACAGTCAATAACCAACATCCAGAGCTTCACTGGACAAAACATTCTGCCAGAAAAGCACCTATATTAAGtgcctatgtgtgtgtgtgtgtgtgtgtgtgtgtgtctatagcattaactgtttttgttcttcaaagaaaacagcaacaaaaccaaGCTTTGATGGACATCTTTCAGCTTGGCTGTTAGCGAGGGCGGGCACGATTTTCACATGTGGGTTTTTACAGGCAGACAGTTTAGCAGAAATGTGATCTCTCCACAGAAGTAACACTTCTGCAGAAGGACCGCTAAAGTGAGACTTCATGCTGAGCACGAACGCGTCGCCTGGTTCTTAAACCCATATGAAGCAATTAACAAGCATCTTGCCTGTgccttttatttaaatacacacCAACCCAGTAAAACAGTATATCGCTACACTAGATGTAAATATAGACTGTTTCCTCCTTACAGACATGACATTTCACCTCACAGCAGAAAGGCTTGCAAAGATAAGACAGcagggtttatttttttaaccacacatgttaaaatactgaattaAGAGATGGGTTTGTAAAGGACAGCCCAAGTGCATGAAACCAAAACAGTAAATGACAGTGAATACGGACGTTCTGGGGCTGTTTCAGAggtggctgctgcaggtttgggaGTTTGCTGCTTTCTCTGCTGGCTGATTGACAGGAAGACGCATGTTCCTCCTGTCGCACAGCACCTCCGCCTGTTTCCCCTCCTGATCTGTCATTCTTCCTCTTCCAGCAGACATGGCCGGCGGGCGTGTTCCCCCTCCGAGCCGCTTCATCAGGCTCATTTCTGCACTGGTTTTCATTCTCTGCCTCGCAAGTGAGTTTGACTTTCTTTGGATGATTCTGACGACGGAAACTGGATCGCGAAGTGAGTTAGCCTGGCATTTGATCTGAGCAGAAGTCCTTtaagatttgatttgaaatagaACATTCATCAAAAGATTCATGATTAGTATGTTTGCGAACTGCAGCATCGAGTTTCACAATTGTGAGCTGGTTGTGAAAATGCAGAATATGACATTTAGAAGACTTTCAGTTCTTAAGTCTCGTTTGTGTCAGCAgatttcctgctgctctttttccaCTGTCTTTTTCCAACTGTCCCACTTTAATGCTAATACTGGCTACGACAGTAACCCAGAGATATAAAACCTTTGAGGATATTCACAGAAATATTTTAGGGGTTCAAAATGTATAAATGGGATCCAGAAAGAGATCAACTGACATCTCGGAACCTCTTTTAGTTGTGTCGGTTGTTTGACATTAAATTTTGGTGACGAAACATTTCCGCAAAAGCAGCAGCGCTAACAGTGAGCTCCGCCTGAGCTTTATGTTCCATTTTTGAGGTTTGTGGTTTTggcattattttaaaaaccctGCAACCAAGCGACTCCATAAGATGAATTCTACATTGTCAATAGAAAAGTTAATGTCCCAAAGTTGGACTTCTGTTCAGATGAAACGCCAGGCTAACTCACCAGGATATCAGAGGTCAGGAGTAGGGAAGTAAACAGCATAAATGGAGCTACAACGTTCACCAgcgtgtgagacgtgtgtgaacCTCTGTGTTGTCATGTTTCAGGTGCAGAGGACTGGAAATGTCAAAGTTCGCCTGTCATTCATAAAAAAGTTGGAGAGGACGTGGAACTTTCATGTTTCCAAGGTGGAAACATCTTTCATGCAGCATGGAACTATAATAACTCTGTAGCTGCAGAGTACAGTGATGGTGAAGTTACTTACTCTGGGCAGTGGAAGGACAGATTGTACCTGAACATCACAAACGTCAGTTTAACAGTGAAAAATCTTAAACCCAGCGATTCTGGTATATTCAGTTTTATCCTCGTTACTGGTCCACCACGGCAACAACACCCATCAGTCTCCGTCATTCTGCAGGTACATGGTAAGACTCTTCTGATTTCCTCCACTAACCTAATAACCAACAGTTCTCGCTCTCAAATCAACTTTCCCTCATTCGTGTGCTCTTGAACGCCTCACCAGAGGTCCTGACGGCTCTGCCTGTCCTGACCTCCAACTCCACTCGGGACACATTGACCCGCGTCTGCACCGTTCTGCTGGAGTGCAGCTCAGAGGCCACTGGGGGGGTCACGTACAGATGGACTGTGAGGAACCAAACCATAACTGGCCCCAGTCTGACATACACCATcagggaggaggacggagacacCGTCTTCAAATGCAcagttggaaacattgtcagtGAGGTGTCGGAGTCCAAAGTGTTGAAGTGCGTCAACCAGACTGGAGAAGCAGCGGCGGACTCAAGTGGTGTGTAGAGAAGTTTGATCTGTGTCTGCTGTAGTTGAGAAACCCATGAACCAACCAGAGAACTGGTCTGTTCATGTTAAAAATCCTGCATAAAAAAGATTtaggagcagcaccagcagacgtgcgtgcgtgtcatTGTTCTCTCTATATTTGCAGATCATAGAACGGTCATCTTGGTGGCTGGGATCACAGCTTGTGTCGTGATCGTCGCTGCAGGAATAGCGCTGTGTGGTTGTCGCAGAAGGCGTAAACAAGGTGGGAAATGCAGTGAGGGACTTTCCTTTGACGCCGCTCGCCGGCGACGTCAAGGTGTCACATGGTTCAGgggaaaatgcttttttttgcaTATGTGTCACAGATCTTACAAATAAATGCACAATAGAGCTGTTAGATCATTTTAATTTGTCAAGGGTCAAAAAGGTGTTACAGTAATTAAGCTCTTAAAACCACTCAGCAGTTTTTTGAAGGCTGAACACCaaaattaccccccccccccccaaagaccATCACTTTGCCATTAATTAATTGTGTTGTTCTGATCCAGCAACAGGATTGGTCATTGACCAGACGGTGTACGCTGACGTCTCTGATGTTGCACCTCAAAATGTGAGTATTCCCGAGTCCGAGCTCGTCGAAGGGGGTGTGTGAAATGCACGTTTGCTCATGTTTGTGTCATTTACTTTTTTACCCACTCTGTGGTGTCTCCAACCCTTCAGGAATGGCAACCGTGCTCGGTGTATGACTCCATTGACAACAGAGACAGCTCTATGGTGAGAACACGCACTTCCACTCCTGCAGTGCAGCGGCCATCTTTAACCACGCGTTGCCACTTTAGTCTTGTTGGAGCAGGTTCTGCTCCCGATTCAGACCTTTTCTTTCCCTATTCGCATGTGTAGCCGCAGACCGTATACGACAAGATCCAGTTCAAATATTTGAGGACCGAGGCCAGTGATAGGATCGCAGCATGACTCTGCCCGGAGATGAAAGactgttcttttaaaataatgctgtatattttgtaaataaagAGACTATTTGAAAAATGTATTGTCTTGTAAATTTATttcttaaaaattaaaaaaacaacaaaaaacttttCAGAATCTGCAAAGAAGGTCATCTCAATTCTAACATTGCTGAAGAGGAatcaaaatataaataatagaGTTATATTTGTTAAACTCAGCGAAGTAAAAAAATAATGCGTATGAAAAATATTCTGAAAAATTACAGATCGATATGGCAGTCTTGACAAGACAATATTTACAGAATAAAAAACTGCAAATAGGCACTTGATCGGCACTAAGGCATCTGATCTAGAAGATAAAGAGCAAAACTCAGTTTGACTTGTGGCTCTTATGGTCAAGTCGGAAGCAACCGCCACAAAGCAGTTTGCAGAAAGAAGCTCTCAGCCTCAAATTGACAAACATTAATCCATGATTCCTCTGCATCGGTGACTCTTGACTTGACTCAAACTGCCCTCGCAGAAGGTCCAGCCCTCTGTAAGTCAACCTTTGACCAGAATGAGAAGCAAAGTGGAGCGCCACACTAGTCCATACCTGGTTTCTAGTTTGACCTCACTTAATACCTGAGTAGTTGTAGGTCTATGATGGGTGGGGATCGAGGGCCGtctccaagccagactttctgtcctacaggtaaatacattcatctggggttccatttaccttggtgaagcatttcctgcctggtaggatgtaaatcctggcttgaattcaaccctcgaggaatggatttgacctcctctgatgggcaagtccaatccatgaaggctggaatcccgccaggttttgcatcctaccagggagaaaccgctttcaccaaggtaaacagaaccccaggtgaaagtgtttacctgtaggacagaaagtctggcttggagacggccctcgaggactggatttgcccacccctggacTCTATGATTATACTTCAGCCGCCTCTTTTTTGCGCTGGTCATATTTGTTCTTGCTGTATATTAAAATGGCTGTCAGTGAACATCCTGATAAAAATGCTATGAAATAGTGAACAGGGTGATCTCTGTGGattggagcaggtgatggagcatCTGGAAAAGGACACAGGATTAGAACAAGTCCCTGAAATCACGATAAAGTGTTTTAGATATCCGCGAGTCACAACAGCGGTTTACAAAAATCTATTAATCCTTCAGTTTCCTTATGCTCTGAACTTACTGGGATGGTCTTGATAGAGACTTGAGGTGGAATCAGTGCCTCTTGTGGTGGTGCAGGTGAAATTGGCATTGCCTTGCATGATGTTGTACTTAAAATACATTTCTCTAGAGCTTCCCAATTTGAAAATGTTCACAGTGACAGGGTTGACCTGCCAGGTGAACGCAACATCTTCGGCCATTGATGAGCAGTTTAGCTCCAACCGCCGCAATCCATCTTTGGTCTGATTGCTGACAACTGTTATCTTGGGTGGCAGGAGGACTTCTGTAGGTGTTTGAATTTCAGACACAGGTGGAAGATTAGAAAGATGTTGCTGAAGCCGAATCTTGAAATTAGACAAGGTTACTTGAGCCTCAGTGGCTGTTAACTCTGGGTCCTACATTCGGTAGTTTGGTTGGTGGTTACTTTAAGGTGTTTTCACAGAGTAGAAATGCACGGAGAAAATCCTCTACTAACTGTGAGACCTACCATTGACGGAGAGCTCAATCGTCTTCTCAAAGAGTTCCCCACCGCTATGAAATTTTACTTTGTAAACCCGGGCATCCTGTTTCGTCAAATTACGGATGGTCAAGTCTCCTAATTAAGAGAAATATTGATGAGAAACcttaaagtgaaaataaaagtcCATTTACTCAGATGGGTCTTCACCTGTGGACGTGTCGAGATCGAGTCTGCCATTGTACTGAGGATGCCAGTCTAGATTGACCGTACCTTTTCTATAGCTGGCGATATAAGTGCTGTTTACAAATATCGACCAGAAAACTTGGCTGAGCCCTCCATTTACTCCTAATGGCAAAGTTACCGTTTCCCCTGCAACCTTAGTGATCTGTTTGGTGCCTTTTGAAGGGacgactgaaaaaaaaaaaaatgaggaagTTAAAATAAAGTGCAGACAGGAAACCGTTAGTTTCAGACTCAGAGTAAAAAAGATAAGAATGTAAATGCTGCTTCTGCAGTGGTGGCGATAAGAAAATACATAAAATTTACTGTTTTCGCACAAGTAGTCACTGTAATAAGTTATGTCAGGATTTTATGCCAAATGAATGACTAGAAAGGATCTATATATCGCCCTCTTTCAGGCAACGTGCGTAAAAAAAGCGAACATTACCGATGTCAACGCAGTACATTTACACACAATTGTACTGTCTGGAATATTTATTGCTATGTTTTGTATctgttaaaaaatgtaaaattaaaattaaacaggACTTACGTTGAAAGAATAGAATGAAGAGTACCAGAAGGTTCATGATCGTGTTAGAAGCTTGTCAACTCCGAAGCCGCAGAACACATTTCCTCTTACGTCAGAAAATTAAATACGTTTGATGATGCAGGATCACGCTCACTGACGAGACAAGTCATGACTTAGTTTAAATGTGTAAAGACAAAGTAGGTTGCtctgctttatgatcaaaggctgaaaatgtatttaaaatcgATTCTAAAAAAGGTTTGCCACATAACCTCGTTGGTAACTACACGGAAGAGTGCATATCTCTACCTCATTTCCCTACATAATGTGACTCAATAAcctttccaaggtagttttctctgtcaactggactgggtttcttctcttgaagacgtttcgccttctatccagaaggcttcttcagttcagattTTCAGTAGTGAAGCAAATTAATGAAAATTTTATAACT harbors:
- the LOC115250767 gene encoding uncharacterized protein, producing MAGGRVPPPSRFIRLISALVFILCLASAEDWKCQSSPVIHKKVGEDVELSCFQGGNIFHAAWNYNNSVAAEYSDGEVTYSGQWKDRLYLNITNVSLTVKNLKPSDSGIFSFILVTGPPRQQHPSVSVILQVHEVLTALPVLTSNSTRDTLTRVCTVLLECSSEATGGVTYRWTVRNQTITGPSLTYTIREEDGDTVFKCTVGNIVSEVSESKVLKCVNQTGEAAADSSDHRTVILVAGITACVVIVAAGIALCGCRRRRKQATGLVIDQTVYADVSDVAPQNEWQPCSVYDSIDNRDSSMPQTVYDKIQFKYLRTEASDRIAA
- the LOC105419503 gene encoding uncharacterized protein isoform X1; the encoded protein is MNLLVLFILFFQLVPSKGTKQITKVAGETVTLPLGVNGGLSQVFWSIFVNSTYIASYRKGTVNLDWHPQYNGRLDLDTSTGDLTIRNLTKQDARVYKVKFHSGGELFEKTIELSVNEVLLPPKITVVSNQTKDGLRRLELNCSSMAEDVAFTWQVNPVTVNIFKLGSSREMYFKYNIMQGNANFTCTTTRGTDSTSSLYQDHPNAPSPAPIHRDHPVHYFIAFLSGCSLTAILIYSKNKYDQRKKEAAEV
- the LOC105419503 gene encoding uncharacterized protein isoform X2 codes for the protein MNLLVLFILFFQLVPSKGTKQITKVAGETVTLPLGVNGGLSQVFWSIFVNSTYIASYRKGTVNLDWHPQYNGRLDLDTSTGDLTIRNLTKQDARVYKVKFHSGGELFEKTIELSVNEVLLPPKITVVSNQTKDGLRRLELNCSSMAEDVAFTWQVNPVTVNIFKLGSSREMYFKYNIMQGNANFTCTTTRGTDSTSSLYQDHPRTCSNPVSFSRCSITCSNPQRSPCSLFHSIFIRMFTDSHFNIQQEQI